In the Arachis ipaensis cultivar K30076 chromosome B10, Araip1.1, whole genome shotgun sequence genome, one interval contains:
- the LOC107621293 gene encoding uncharacterized protein LOC107621293, whose amino-acid sequence MQGSPYSSRNQDDSEFNNTKPRRNSASYIRNIREDITTTTTRSFRSNTTISSTASSPGYSIKGDEIDPSTYSFNAALKALQTRYYRSSWECLSPDGFALNSKWSEAEKYICNPISGEVPMECLSAKSLSGRSFRKPSSTITTTIRVVSDPLVYSSRDIQTKPSIYSNIQEEEEDDDVALQFPNPEIEREEMTIEADGTQNTPPYLSTSSGNSALTSCIPERSIKPYYEDSPNSIAITKSKEEVEMQGKETWETTKESERRKNEYMKRDAQLCRRSGGCFSWMKHNKRHRENNERHRKNTTSFLHFKGC is encoded by the exons ATGCAAGGGTCACCCTACAGTTCCAGAAATCAAGATGATTCTGAGTTCAATAACACCAAGCCTAGAAGGAACTCAGCATCATATATAAGAAACATTAGAGAAgacataacaacaacaacaacaaggtcTTTTAGATCAAACACAACCATTTCTAGCACTGCTTCCTCACCTGGATACTCCATTAAAGGAG ATGAAATAGATCCTTCAACTTATTCTTTCAATGCCGCTCTTAAAG CATTGCAAACAAGGTACTATAGAAGTAGCTGGGAATGCTTATCCCCAGATGGGTTTGCATTGAATTCAAAGTGGAGTGAAGCAGAGAAATATATATGCAACCCAATTTCAGGGGAAGTACCAATGGAATGCTTATCAGCAAAATCTCTTAGTGGAAGATCATTCAGAAAACCATCATCAACAATAACCACTACTATTAGAGTAGTGTCTGATCCTCTAGTTTATTCTTCAAGAGATATCCAAACAAAGCCTTCAATCTACAGCAAcatacaagaagaagaagaagatgatgatgtagCTCTTCAGTTTCCAAATCCAG AAATTGAGAGAGAGGAAATGACAATAGAGGCTGATGGTACTCAAAATACACCTCCTTATCTTAGTACAAGCAGTGGCAATAGTGCTCTAACATCATGCATTCCAGAGAGATCAATAAAGCCATACTATGAAGATTCACCTAATTCAATTGCCATAACCAAATCTAAAGAAGAG GTAGAAATGCAAGGTAAAGAAACATGGGAAACAACAAAAGAAtcagaaagaagaaagaatgagtaTATGAAGAGAGATGCGCAACTTTGCAGACGAAGTGGTGGGTGTTTTTCATGGATGAAGCACAATAAGAGACATAGAGAAAATAATGAAAGACACAGAAAGAATACTAcatctttcttgcattttaaagGTTGCTAA
- the LOC107623095 gene encoding vacuolar fusion protein CCZ1 homolog B isoform X4 — translation MGLSSAATENESVELCIFDLRRGQHEGQELDKILFFFPAGLPFSKQLSVVGLSEGLITFTRIFSPEAACEVIEAERHSHIFYEVEPDIWMVMVVEKSNDSEPIWRDDALRKVLKEIHSLFVMFHGTIRTLLEKEPGGGLIRRHLYSFVMDYLRACKKRPPWNNCCCGNDYLVGKKLLLPSFRDCLKEQGTVQMLTIGREAAIEVQSLVRVLESSAGNMPCYSLILFQDLLVSTTLSPDDTINLFTYAVLRLTPQALSVGVSSWSYLRKGNTASSVAIESNIAIPSSASESFYGSSEVSPTEDSQYHVVRPLQSEKWSKGKDGYLVTDLWGAEVGTWVFATPTVWLRQTASIANGEQGVSAVKQQVLEQASLKILKVEEKLSKGWGGENAYHVSGYRYLLVDGDRNVSRATPPTKVATLTKESLLAMNKLRKEVELEKSRAKLDNVGCEKDMEVCIRAKNNAWVISRITRGRELYMVLEKANETLLYATDAVEKFSNKYCDGTFSLD, via the exons ATGGGGCTGTCTTCTGCAGCTACAGAAAATGAATCTGTGGAGCTATGCATTTTCGATTTGCGGAGAGGCCAACACGAAGGCCAAGAACTCGACAAgatcctcttcttcttccccgCTGGCCTCCCCTTCTCCAAGCAACTCTCCGTCGTTGGCCTCAGCGAAGGCCTCATCACTTTCACCAG GATTTTCTCTCCTGAGGCTGCGTGCGAGGTCATTGAAGCTGAACGACATTCTCACATCTTCTACGAGGTCGAACCCGATATATGGATGGTTATG GTGGTTGAGAAAAGCAATGATTCAGAACCTATATGGAGAGATGATGCGTTGAGGAAAGTTCTTAAAGAAATCCACTCACTTTTTGTGATGTTTCATGGAACTATAAGGACACTGCTGGAGAAAGAACCTGGTGGAGGACTAATAAGGCGTCATCTGTATTCCTTTGTCATGGATTATCTAAGGG CATGTAAAAAGCGGCCTCCATGGAATAATTGCTGCTGCGGTAATG ATTATCTTGTGGGGAAAAAGCTGCTTTTACCGTCGTTCCGTGATTGCCTAAAGGAACAAGGAACTGTGCAGATGTTGACAATAGGCCGTGAGGCTGCAATTGAGGTTCAG TCTCTTGTCAGGGTGCTTGAATCTTCCGCTGGAAACATGCCCTGCTACTCTCTCATTTTATTTCAGGACCTGCTGGTGTCAACAACACTCTCACCT GATGACACCATCAATTTGTTTACATATGCTGTGCTAAGGTTGACTCCACAAGCTCTATCTGTTGGTGTAAGTTCCTGGTCCTACCTACGAAAAGGCAATACTGCATCCAGTGTTGCCATTGAGTCTAACATAGCCATTCCAAGCTCTGCATCTGAAAGTTTCTATGGTTCATCTGAAGTATCCCCTACCGAGGATAGCCAGTATCATGTGGTGAGGCCCTTACAAAGTGAAAAGTGGTCCAAAGGAAAAGATGGTTATCTTGTCACGGATTTATGGGGCGCAGAGGTTGGTACATGGGTGTTTGCCACACCAACAGTTTGGCTTCGACAGACTG CCTCTATAGCCAATGGGGAACAAGGAGTGTCAGCGGTGAAGCAGCAAGTTCTTGAACAG GCATCACTTAAGATATTGAAAGTTGAAGAGAAACTATCGAAAGGATGGGGTGGTGAGAATGCATATCATGTCAGTGGGTACCGATATTTATTAGTGGATGGTGATAGAAACGTGTCCAGGGCTACTCCACCAACGAAAGTTGCAACCTTAACTAAG GAATCCTTACTTGCTATGAATAAGCTTAGGAAAGAGGTTGAGTTGGAGAAGAGTAGAGCAAAGCTAGATAATGTTGGTTGTGAAAAAGATATGGAGGTGTGCATTAGAGCAAAAAACAACGCTTGGGTTATCTCTCGAATCACTAGAGGGAGGGAGCTTTACATGGTTCTGGAAAAAGCCAATGAAACCCTTCTATATGCCACAGATGCTGTTGAGAAGTTTAGCAACAA ATATTGTGATGGAACTTTTTCGCTGGACTAA
- the LOC107623095 gene encoding vacuolar fusion protein CCZ1 homolog B isoform X3, whose product MGLSSAATENESVELCIFDLRRGQHEGQELDKILFFFPAGLPFSKQLSVVGLSEGLITFTRIFSPEAACEVIEAERHSHIFYEVEPDIWMVMVVEKSNDSEPIWRDDALRKVLKEIHSLFVMFHGTIRTLLEKEPGGGLIRRHLYSFVMDYLRDYLVGKKLLLPSFRDCLKEQGTVQMLTIGREAAIEVQSLVRVLESSAGNMPCYSLILFQDLLVSTTLSPDDTINLFTYAVLRLTPQALSVGVSSWSYLRKGNTASSVAIESNIAIPSSASESFYGSSEVSPTEDSQYHVVRPLQSEKWSKGKDGYLVTDLWGAEVGTWVFATPTVWLRQTGERMYLCAYQHRNLTLLLLIPVSSIANGEQGVSAVKQQVLEQASLKILKVEEKLSKGWGGENAYHVSGYRYLLVDGDRNVSRATPPTKVATLTKESLLAMNKLRKEVELEKSRAKLDNVGCEKDMEVCIRAKNNAWVISRITRGRELYMVLEKANETLLYATDAVEKFSNKYCDGTFSLD is encoded by the exons ATGGGGCTGTCTTCTGCAGCTACAGAAAATGAATCTGTGGAGCTATGCATTTTCGATTTGCGGAGAGGCCAACACGAAGGCCAAGAACTCGACAAgatcctcttcttcttccccgCTGGCCTCCCCTTCTCCAAGCAACTCTCCGTCGTTGGCCTCAGCGAAGGCCTCATCACTTTCACCAG GATTTTCTCTCCTGAGGCTGCGTGCGAGGTCATTGAAGCTGAACGACATTCTCACATCTTCTACGAGGTCGAACCCGATATATGGATGGTTATG GTGGTTGAGAAAAGCAATGATTCAGAACCTATATGGAGAGATGATGCGTTGAGGAAAGTTCTTAAAGAAATCCACTCACTTTTTGTGATGTTTCATGGAACTATAAGGACACTGCTGGAGAAAGAACCTGGTGGAGGACTAATAAGGCGTCATCTGTATTCCTTTGTCATGGATTATCTAAGGG ATTATCTTGTGGGGAAAAAGCTGCTTTTACCGTCGTTCCGTGATTGCCTAAAGGAACAAGGAACTGTGCAGATGTTGACAATAGGCCGTGAGGCTGCAATTGAGGTTCAG TCTCTTGTCAGGGTGCTTGAATCTTCCGCTGGAAACATGCCCTGCTACTCTCTCATTTTATTTCAGGACCTGCTGGTGTCAACAACACTCTCACCT GATGACACCATCAATTTGTTTACATATGCTGTGCTAAGGTTGACTCCACAAGCTCTATCTGTTGGTGTAAGTTCCTGGTCCTACCTACGAAAAGGCAATACTGCATCCAGTGTTGCCATTGAGTCTAACATAGCCATTCCAAGCTCTGCATCTGAAAGTTTCTATGGTTCATCTGAAGTATCCCCTACCGAGGATAGCCAGTATCATGTGGTGAGGCCCTTACAAAGTGAAAAGTGGTCCAAAGGAAAAGATGGTTATCTTGTCACGGATTTATGGGGCGCAGAGGTTGGTACATGGGTGTTTGCCACACCAACAGTTTGGCTTCGACAGACTGGTGAGAGAATGTATCTGTGTGCTTATCAGCATAGAAACCTTACATTGTTACTTCTTATTCCTGTATCCTCTATAGCCAATGGGGAACAAGGAGTGTCAGCGGTGAAGCAGCAAGTTCTTGAACAG GCATCACTTAAGATATTGAAAGTTGAAGAGAAACTATCGAAAGGATGGGGTGGTGAGAATGCATATCATGTCAGTGGGTACCGATATTTATTAGTGGATGGTGATAGAAACGTGTCCAGGGCTACTCCACCAACGAAAGTTGCAACCTTAACTAAG GAATCCTTACTTGCTATGAATAAGCTTAGGAAAGAGGTTGAGTTGGAGAAGAGTAGAGCAAAGCTAGATAATGTTGGTTGTGAAAAAGATATGGAGGTGTGCATTAGAGCAAAAAACAACGCTTGGGTTATCTCTCGAATCACTAGAGGGAGGGAGCTTTACATGGTTCTGGAAAAAGCCAATGAAACCCTTCTATATGCCACAGATGCTGTTGAGAAGTTTAGCAACAA ATATTGTGATGGAACTTTTTCGCTGGACTAA
- the LOC107623095 gene encoding vacuolar fusion protein CCZ1 homolog B isoform X1, translating to MGLSSAATENESVELCIFDLRRGQHEGQELDKILFFFPAGLPFSKQLSVVGLSEGLITFTRIFSPEAACEVIEAERHSHIFYEVEPDIWMVMVVEKSNDSEPIWRDDALRKVLKEIHSLFVMFHGTIRTLLEKEPGGGLIRRHLYSFVMDYLRACKKRPPWNNCCCGNDYLVGKKLLLPSFRDCLKEQGTVQMLTIGREAAIEVQSLVRVLESSAGNMPCYSLILFQDLLVSTTLSPDDTINLFTYAVLRLTPQALSVGVSSWSYLRKGNTASSVAIESNIAIPSSASESFYGSSEVSPTEDSQYHVVRPLQSEKWSKGKDGYLVTDLWGAEVGTWVFATPTVWLRQTGERMYLCAYQHRNLTLLLLIPVSSIANGEQGVSAVKQQVLEQASLKILKVEEKLSKGWGGENAYHVSGYRYLLVDGDRNVSRATPPTKVATLTKESLLAMNKLRKEVELEKSRAKLDNVGCEKDMEVCIRAKNNAWVISRITRGRELYMVLEKANETLLYATDAVEKFSNKYCDGTFSLD from the exons ATGGGGCTGTCTTCTGCAGCTACAGAAAATGAATCTGTGGAGCTATGCATTTTCGATTTGCGGAGAGGCCAACACGAAGGCCAAGAACTCGACAAgatcctcttcttcttccccgCTGGCCTCCCCTTCTCCAAGCAACTCTCCGTCGTTGGCCTCAGCGAAGGCCTCATCACTTTCACCAG GATTTTCTCTCCTGAGGCTGCGTGCGAGGTCATTGAAGCTGAACGACATTCTCACATCTTCTACGAGGTCGAACCCGATATATGGATGGTTATG GTGGTTGAGAAAAGCAATGATTCAGAACCTATATGGAGAGATGATGCGTTGAGGAAAGTTCTTAAAGAAATCCACTCACTTTTTGTGATGTTTCATGGAACTATAAGGACACTGCTGGAGAAAGAACCTGGTGGAGGACTAATAAGGCGTCATCTGTATTCCTTTGTCATGGATTATCTAAGGG CATGTAAAAAGCGGCCTCCATGGAATAATTGCTGCTGCGGTAATG ATTATCTTGTGGGGAAAAAGCTGCTTTTACCGTCGTTCCGTGATTGCCTAAAGGAACAAGGAACTGTGCAGATGTTGACAATAGGCCGTGAGGCTGCAATTGAGGTTCAG TCTCTTGTCAGGGTGCTTGAATCTTCCGCTGGAAACATGCCCTGCTACTCTCTCATTTTATTTCAGGACCTGCTGGTGTCAACAACACTCTCACCT GATGACACCATCAATTTGTTTACATATGCTGTGCTAAGGTTGACTCCACAAGCTCTATCTGTTGGTGTAAGTTCCTGGTCCTACCTACGAAAAGGCAATACTGCATCCAGTGTTGCCATTGAGTCTAACATAGCCATTCCAAGCTCTGCATCTGAAAGTTTCTATGGTTCATCTGAAGTATCCCCTACCGAGGATAGCCAGTATCATGTGGTGAGGCCCTTACAAAGTGAAAAGTGGTCCAAAGGAAAAGATGGTTATCTTGTCACGGATTTATGGGGCGCAGAGGTTGGTACATGGGTGTTTGCCACACCAACAGTTTGGCTTCGACAGACTGGTGAGAGAATGTATCTGTGTGCTTATCAGCATAGAAACCTTACATTGTTACTTCTTATTCCTGTATCCTCTATAGCCAATGGGGAACAAGGAGTGTCAGCGGTGAAGCAGCAAGTTCTTGAACAG GCATCACTTAAGATATTGAAAGTTGAAGAGAAACTATCGAAAGGATGGGGTGGTGAGAATGCATATCATGTCAGTGGGTACCGATATTTATTAGTGGATGGTGATAGAAACGTGTCCAGGGCTACTCCACCAACGAAAGTTGCAACCTTAACTAAG GAATCCTTACTTGCTATGAATAAGCTTAGGAAAGAGGTTGAGTTGGAGAAGAGTAGAGCAAAGCTAGATAATGTTGGTTGTGAAAAAGATATGGAGGTGTGCATTAGAGCAAAAAACAACGCTTGGGTTATCTCTCGAATCACTAGAGGGAGGGAGCTTTACATGGTTCTGGAAAAAGCCAATGAAACCCTTCTATATGCCACAGATGCTGTTGAGAAGTTTAGCAACAA ATATTGTGATGGAACTTTTTCGCTGGACTAA
- the LOC107624123 gene encoding uncharacterized protein LOC107624123: MRIAGGATVCSGHRSLSLPYSTRSRPTSTQSQLIWRRRSSSRTNGSAKVFLQANKRKLVLLSPLRAAESDSSSTQTALSVEIPNNNYNKTLISDDGFSLSKVSFGVVGLGVGLSLLSYGFGAYFNVLPGSEWSAIMLTYGFPLAIIGMALKYAELKPVPCLTYSDAQSLSEKCATPILKQVKSDVTRFRYGDEQHLDEALKRIFQYGQGGGIPRRSAPVLHMIREEVTDDGKYSLVLVFEAKALQLSDFEQRQAKFASFFGPGITAEVGKGEKDLYEVRLISNTDPKSSSS, translated from the exons ATGAGAATAGCAGGTGGAGCCACGGTGTGCTCCGGGCACCGTTCCCTCTCACTTCCGTACTCAACTCGGTCACGACCCACTTCGACTCAATCGCAACTCATATGGCGTAGGAGAAGTAGTAGTCGCACCAATGGAAGTGCTAAGGTTTTCTTGCAAGCCAATAAGAGAAAGTTAGTGTTGCTCAGTCCTCTCAGAGCCGCTGAATCTGATTCGTCGTCCACACAAACCGCTTTGTCGGTTGAAATTCCCAATAACAATTACAATAAAACCCTCATTTCCGATGATGGCTTCTCTCTTTCTAAG GTTTCATTTGGAGTGGTTGGTCTAGGTGTTGGACTTTCACTCTTGTC CTATGGTTTTGGGGCATATTTTAATGTTCTACCTGGATCTGAATGGTCTGCTATAATGTTAACGTATGGCTTCCCGCTTGCAATTATTGGCATGGCACTTAAG TATGCAGAACTCAAGCCAGTTCCATGCCTCACATATTCTGATGCTCAAAGCTTGAGTGAAAAATGTGCAACTCCAATTCTTAAACAG GTAAAGAGCGATGTCACTAGATTTCGTTATGGGGATGAACAACATTTGGACGAGGCATTGAAACGGATATTCCAATATGGTCAA GGAGGCGGAATACCAAGAAGGAGCGCACCCGTTCTACACATGATCCGTGAAGAA GTCACTGATGATGGTAAATACAGTTTGGTGTTGGTTTTTGAGGCCAAGGCTCTACAGTTGTCAGATTTTGAACAGAGACAG GCTAAATTTGCATCATTTTTCGGGCCAGGAATTACAGCTGAAGTTG GTAAGGGTGAAAAAGATTTATACGAGGTTCGTCTTATCTCCAATACAGACCCCAAATCATCTTCTTCATGA
- the LOC107623095 gene encoding vacuolar fusion protein CCZ1 homolog A isoform X5 has protein sequence MFHGTIRTLLEKEPGGGLIRRHLYSFVMDYLRACKKRPPWNNCCCDYLVGKKLLLPSFRDCLKEQGTVQMLTIGREAAIEVQSLVRVLESSAGNMPCYSLILFQDLLVSTTLSPDDTINLFTYAVLRLTPQALSVGVSSWSYLRKGNTASSVAIESNIAIPSSASESFYGSSEVSPTEDSQYHVVRPLQSEKWSKGKDGYLVTDLWGAEVGTWVFATPTVWLRQTGERMYLCAYQHRNLTLLLLIPVSSIANGEQGVSAVKQQVLEQASLKILKVEEKLSKGWGGENAYHVSGYRYLLVDGDRNVSRATPPTKVATLTKESLLAMNKLRKEVELEKSRAKLDNVGCEKDMEVCIRAKNNAWVISRITRGRELYMVLEKANETLLYATDAVEKFSNKYCDGTFSLD, from the exons ATGTTTCATGGAACTATAAGGACACTGCTGGAGAAAGAACCTGGTGGAGGACTAATAAGGCGTCATCTGTATTCCTTTGTCATGGATTATCTAAGGG CATGTAAAAAGCGGCCTCCATGGAATAATTGCTGCTGCG ATTATCTTGTGGGGAAAAAGCTGCTTTTACCGTCGTTCCGTGATTGCCTAAAGGAACAAGGAACTGTGCAGATGTTGACAATAGGCCGTGAGGCTGCAATTGAGGTTCAG TCTCTTGTCAGGGTGCTTGAATCTTCCGCTGGAAACATGCCCTGCTACTCTCTCATTTTATTTCAGGACCTGCTGGTGTCAACAACACTCTCACCT GATGACACCATCAATTTGTTTACATATGCTGTGCTAAGGTTGACTCCACAAGCTCTATCTGTTGGTGTAAGTTCCTGGTCCTACCTACGAAAAGGCAATACTGCATCCAGTGTTGCCATTGAGTCTAACATAGCCATTCCAAGCTCTGCATCTGAAAGTTTCTATGGTTCATCTGAAGTATCCCCTACCGAGGATAGCCAGTATCATGTGGTGAGGCCCTTACAAAGTGAAAAGTGGTCCAAAGGAAAAGATGGTTATCTTGTCACGGATTTATGGGGCGCAGAGGTTGGTACATGGGTGTTTGCCACACCAACAGTTTGGCTTCGACAGACTGGTGAGAGAATGTATCTGTGTGCTTATCAGCATAGAAACCTTACATTGTTACTTCTTATTCCTGTATCCTCTATAGCCAATGGGGAACAAGGAGTGTCAGCGGTGAAGCAGCAAGTTCTTGAACAG GCATCACTTAAGATATTGAAAGTTGAAGAGAAACTATCGAAAGGATGGGGTGGTGAGAATGCATATCATGTCAGTGGGTACCGATATTTATTAGTGGATGGTGATAGAAACGTGTCCAGGGCTACTCCACCAACGAAAGTTGCAACCTTAACTAAG GAATCCTTACTTGCTATGAATAAGCTTAGGAAAGAGGTTGAGTTGGAGAAGAGTAGAGCAAAGCTAGATAATGTTGGTTGTGAAAAAGATATGGAGGTGTGCATTAGAGCAAAAAACAACGCTTGGGTTATCTCTCGAATCACTAGAGGGAGGGAGCTTTACATGGTTCTGGAAAAAGCCAATGAAACCCTTCTATATGCCACAGATGCTGTTGAGAAGTTTAGCAACAA ATATTGTGATGGAACTTTTTCGCTGGACTAA
- the LOC107623095 gene encoding vacuolar fusion protein CCZ1 homolog B isoform X6 yields MFHGTIRTLLEKEPGGGLIRRHLYSFVMDYLRDYLVGKKLLLPSFRDCLKEQGTVQMLTIGREAAIEVQSLVRVLESSAGNMPCYSLILFQDLLVSTTLSPDDTINLFTYAVLRLTPQALSVGVSSWSYLRKGNTASSVAIESNIAIPSSASESFYGSSEVSPTEDSQYHVVRPLQSEKWSKGKDGYLVTDLWGAEVGTWVFATPTVWLRQTGERMYLCAYQHRNLTLLLLIPVSSIANGEQGVSAVKQQVLEQASLKILKVEEKLSKGWGGENAYHVSGYRYLLVDGDRNVSRATPPTKVATLTKESLLAMNKLRKEVELEKSRAKLDNVGCEKDMEVCIRAKNNAWVISRITRGRELYMVLEKANETLLYATDAVEKFSNKYCDGTFSLD; encoded by the exons ATGTTTCATGGAACTATAAGGACACTGCTGGAGAAAGAACCTGGTGGAGGACTAATAAGGCGTCATCTGTATTCCTTTGTCATGGATTATCTAAGGG ATTATCTTGTGGGGAAAAAGCTGCTTTTACCGTCGTTCCGTGATTGCCTAAAGGAACAAGGAACTGTGCAGATGTTGACAATAGGCCGTGAGGCTGCAATTGAGGTTCAG TCTCTTGTCAGGGTGCTTGAATCTTCCGCTGGAAACATGCCCTGCTACTCTCTCATTTTATTTCAGGACCTGCTGGTGTCAACAACACTCTCACCT GATGACACCATCAATTTGTTTACATATGCTGTGCTAAGGTTGACTCCACAAGCTCTATCTGTTGGTGTAAGTTCCTGGTCCTACCTACGAAAAGGCAATACTGCATCCAGTGTTGCCATTGAGTCTAACATAGCCATTCCAAGCTCTGCATCTGAAAGTTTCTATGGTTCATCTGAAGTATCCCCTACCGAGGATAGCCAGTATCATGTGGTGAGGCCCTTACAAAGTGAAAAGTGGTCCAAAGGAAAAGATGGTTATCTTGTCACGGATTTATGGGGCGCAGAGGTTGGTACATGGGTGTTTGCCACACCAACAGTTTGGCTTCGACAGACTGGTGAGAGAATGTATCTGTGTGCTTATCAGCATAGAAACCTTACATTGTTACTTCTTATTCCTGTATCCTCTATAGCCAATGGGGAACAAGGAGTGTCAGCGGTGAAGCAGCAAGTTCTTGAACAG GCATCACTTAAGATATTGAAAGTTGAAGAGAAACTATCGAAAGGATGGGGTGGTGAGAATGCATATCATGTCAGTGGGTACCGATATTTATTAGTGGATGGTGATAGAAACGTGTCCAGGGCTACTCCACCAACGAAAGTTGCAACCTTAACTAAG GAATCCTTACTTGCTATGAATAAGCTTAGGAAAGAGGTTGAGTTGGAGAAGAGTAGAGCAAAGCTAGATAATGTTGGTTGTGAAAAAGATATGGAGGTGTGCATTAGAGCAAAAAACAACGCTTGGGTTATCTCTCGAATCACTAGAGGGAGGGAGCTTTACATGGTTCTGGAAAAAGCCAATGAAACCCTTCTATATGCCACAGATGCTGTTGAGAAGTTTAGCAACAA ATATTGTGATGGAACTTTTTCGCTGGACTAA
- the LOC107623095 gene encoding vacuolar fusion protein CCZ1 homolog B isoform X2: protein MGLSSAATENESVELCIFDLRRGQHEGQELDKILFFFPAGLPFSKQLSVVGLSEGLITFTRIFSPEAACEVIEAERHSHIFYEVEPDIWMVMVVEKSNDSEPIWRDDALRKVLKEIHSLFVMFHGTIRTLLEKEPGGGLIRRHLYSFVMDYLRACKKRPPWNNCCCDYLVGKKLLLPSFRDCLKEQGTVQMLTIGREAAIEVQSLVRVLESSAGNMPCYSLILFQDLLVSTTLSPDDTINLFTYAVLRLTPQALSVGVSSWSYLRKGNTASSVAIESNIAIPSSASESFYGSSEVSPTEDSQYHVVRPLQSEKWSKGKDGYLVTDLWGAEVGTWVFATPTVWLRQTGERMYLCAYQHRNLTLLLLIPVSSIANGEQGVSAVKQQVLEQASLKILKVEEKLSKGWGGENAYHVSGYRYLLVDGDRNVSRATPPTKVATLTKESLLAMNKLRKEVELEKSRAKLDNVGCEKDMEVCIRAKNNAWVISRITRGRELYMVLEKANETLLYATDAVEKFSNKYCDGTFSLD, encoded by the exons ATGGGGCTGTCTTCTGCAGCTACAGAAAATGAATCTGTGGAGCTATGCATTTTCGATTTGCGGAGAGGCCAACACGAAGGCCAAGAACTCGACAAgatcctcttcttcttccccgCTGGCCTCCCCTTCTCCAAGCAACTCTCCGTCGTTGGCCTCAGCGAAGGCCTCATCACTTTCACCAG GATTTTCTCTCCTGAGGCTGCGTGCGAGGTCATTGAAGCTGAACGACATTCTCACATCTTCTACGAGGTCGAACCCGATATATGGATGGTTATG GTGGTTGAGAAAAGCAATGATTCAGAACCTATATGGAGAGATGATGCGTTGAGGAAAGTTCTTAAAGAAATCCACTCACTTTTTGTGATGTTTCATGGAACTATAAGGACACTGCTGGAGAAAGAACCTGGTGGAGGACTAATAAGGCGTCATCTGTATTCCTTTGTCATGGATTATCTAAGGG CATGTAAAAAGCGGCCTCCATGGAATAATTGCTGCTGCG ATTATCTTGTGGGGAAAAAGCTGCTTTTACCGTCGTTCCGTGATTGCCTAAAGGAACAAGGAACTGTGCAGATGTTGACAATAGGCCGTGAGGCTGCAATTGAGGTTCAG TCTCTTGTCAGGGTGCTTGAATCTTCCGCTGGAAACATGCCCTGCTACTCTCTCATTTTATTTCAGGACCTGCTGGTGTCAACAACACTCTCACCT GATGACACCATCAATTTGTTTACATATGCTGTGCTAAGGTTGACTCCACAAGCTCTATCTGTTGGTGTAAGTTCCTGGTCCTACCTACGAAAAGGCAATACTGCATCCAGTGTTGCCATTGAGTCTAACATAGCCATTCCAAGCTCTGCATCTGAAAGTTTCTATGGTTCATCTGAAGTATCCCCTACCGAGGATAGCCAGTATCATGTGGTGAGGCCCTTACAAAGTGAAAAGTGGTCCAAAGGAAAAGATGGTTATCTTGTCACGGATTTATGGGGCGCAGAGGTTGGTACATGGGTGTTTGCCACACCAACAGTTTGGCTTCGACAGACTGGTGAGAGAATGTATCTGTGTGCTTATCAGCATAGAAACCTTACATTGTTACTTCTTATTCCTGTATCCTCTATAGCCAATGGGGAACAAGGAGTGTCAGCGGTGAAGCAGCAAGTTCTTGAACAG GCATCACTTAAGATATTGAAAGTTGAAGAGAAACTATCGAAAGGATGGGGTGGTGAGAATGCATATCATGTCAGTGGGTACCGATATTTATTAGTGGATGGTGATAGAAACGTGTCCAGGGCTACTCCACCAACGAAAGTTGCAACCTTAACTAAG GAATCCTTACTTGCTATGAATAAGCTTAGGAAAGAGGTTGAGTTGGAGAAGAGTAGAGCAAAGCTAGATAATGTTGGTTGTGAAAAAGATATGGAGGTGTGCATTAGAGCAAAAAACAACGCTTGGGTTATCTCTCGAATCACTAGAGGGAGGGAGCTTTACATGGTTCTGGAAAAAGCCAATGAAACCCTTCTATATGCCACAGATGCTGTTGAGAAGTTTAGCAACAA ATATTGTGATGGAACTTTTTCGCTGGACTAA